In Nocardioides sp., the following proteins share a genomic window:
- a CDS encoding UvrD-helicase domain-containing protein, whose protein sequence is MEAFDLTAPLPGTGITVLEASAGTGKTFTLAALATRFIAEGARLDELLLITFSRAATQELRDRVREQLVAAAAELALPEATTPLGGVLRRDADRRELDDASIEVRRRRLLDAVAHYDAATIATTHEFCHAVLRSLGVAGNSDARETLREDLSGLTDDVVTDHYLARWSGTAEPPVTFKEARIAAENALAQPHAALRPRDFDQDSREAALVSFAGGVRDEVAHRKQRAAILTFDDLLDRLATALEGEDSAAAERMRARWKVILVDEFQDTDPVQWQVLSRAFAKSSVLVLIGDPKQAIYAFRGGDTPTYLSAVDGAETRTLDRNHRSDPAVVDALQALLRGAELGDEQIVVHPVTAAREGSSLSGTQRGIDYEVRGGVRLRRVSREGLDLTKSQTIRPADWKPLVAADVAADISRQLSAGASVTDPDGTIRPLDAGDVAILLHSIRLEGGPIQAELTKRGIPWVVNSADSVMTGPAAAAWLRLLEAMEQPSQPRRIHAAALTPFFDTTADQLVAGGTDLSDRLGERIRSWLDLCRSRGVAAVLAAAHADGLAARVLGWESGERILTDLNHVGELLHCAAQEDRLGLTGLTRWLRDAIDEGNRTDARRRRLDVDAQAVQFVTIHGSKGLEYPLVYLPGLFDRRVKDWVTTHLYHENAQRCLDVAGTEQARAQARVEEAQEDLRLAYVAMTRARAQLVLWWAPTWDGKNASLTRLLFGREPDGAYVSPTAPFPDTDVACDQVLKRWEAAGAFRLEDAVVHSGAVRETDPAPRLAARSFDRTLDLAWRRTSYSGLIRAEQVSVTYAEPEVAGTDDEVEIEPMLDLTAPEAPAEIAPELVSPMDGLAGGATFGSLVHAVLELADPEVPDLRAELIRHLDVQRRWWAVPEPTETLADALLPMNHSPLGPLASGLTLAEIPLRDRLRELDFEIPLADGDREGERGRRLADFATAIRAHLPPGDPVREYADKLDNPSLGEQVLRGYLSGSIDVVLRMLDETGNPRFVVVDYKTNTLGEPGRSLTALDYTPDKVTAAMVHSHYPLQALLYSVVLHRFLRWRLPAYDPETHLGGVLYLYVRGMVGPATPIIDGVPCGVFSWRPPTALILELSKILDGGRP, encoded by the coding sequence ATGGAAGCCTTCGACCTCACCGCACCGTTGCCGGGCACCGGCATCACCGTCCTCGAAGCCAGTGCCGGCACCGGCAAGACCTTCACGCTGGCCGCCCTTGCGACGCGCTTCATCGCGGAGGGTGCCCGCCTCGACGAGTTGCTGCTGATCACCTTCAGCCGGGCGGCGACCCAGGAATTGCGAGATCGGGTGCGCGAGCAGTTGGTGGCGGCGGCTGCCGAACTGGCCTTGCCGGAGGCCACGACGCCGCTGGGGGGAGTGCTGCGCCGAGACGCCGATCGTCGCGAACTCGACGATGCGTCGATCGAGGTGAGGCGGCGACGTCTGCTGGACGCAGTGGCCCACTACGACGCGGCAACCATCGCCACCACCCACGAGTTCTGCCATGCGGTGCTGCGCTCGCTGGGGGTCGCGGGAAACTCCGACGCCCGCGAGACCTTGCGCGAGGACCTGAGCGGACTGACCGACGATGTGGTCACCGACCACTATCTGGCGCGCTGGTCCGGCACGGCCGAGCCTCCGGTGACGTTCAAAGAGGCGCGCATCGCGGCCGAGAACGCGCTGGCCCAGCCGCACGCCGCGCTGCGCCCTCGTGATTTTGACCAAGACAGCCGCGAGGCGGCCCTGGTGTCCTTTGCCGGGGGCGTACGTGACGAGGTCGCGCACCGCAAGCAACGTGCCGCGATCCTGACGTTCGACGACCTGCTCGATCGACTCGCCACGGCACTCGAGGGCGAGGACTCCGCGGCTGCCGAGCGGATGCGGGCACGCTGGAAGGTGATCTTGGTCGACGAGTTCCAAGACACCGACCCGGTGCAGTGGCAGGTGCTCTCGCGAGCCTTCGCGAAGTCCAGCGTGCTGGTCCTGATCGGTGATCCCAAGCAGGCGATCTATGCCTTCCGCGGTGGTGACACGCCGACCTATCTCAGCGCGGTCGACGGTGCCGAGACCCGCACGCTCGACCGCAATCACCGATCCGACCCGGCGGTCGTCGACGCCTTGCAGGCGTTGTTGCGTGGGGCTGAGTTGGGCGACGAGCAGATCGTGGTGCATCCGGTCACCGCGGCCCGGGAAGGGAGTTCGCTCTCCGGCACCCAGCGCGGCATCGACTATGAGGTCAGGGGAGGAGTGCGGCTGCGTCGCGTCTCGCGCGAGGGACTCGATCTCACCAAGTCGCAGACCATTCGTCCGGCGGACTGGAAGCCGCTAGTGGCGGCTGACGTCGCAGCCGACATCAGCCGGCAACTCAGCGCGGGCGCGTCGGTGACCGACCCCGACGGGACGATCCGTCCGTTGGACGCGGGCGACGTGGCGATTCTGCTGCACTCGATCCGGCTGGAAGGGGGACCGATCCAGGCCGAACTCACCAAGCGCGGCATCCCGTGGGTCGTCAACTCCGCCGACAGCGTGATGACCGGTCCTGCTGCAGCGGCCTGGCTGCGCCTGCTCGAGGCGATGGAGCAACCGTCGCAGCCGCGCCGCATTCATGCCGCCGCGTTGACGCCGTTCTTCGACACGACCGCTGATCAACTCGTCGCCGGCGGCACCGACCTCTCCGATCGACTCGGCGAGCGGATCCGTTCGTGGCTCGACCTGTGCCGCTCACGTGGAGTCGCCGCCGTGCTCGCGGCTGCGCACGCAGACGGGCTGGCCGCACGAGTGCTGGGCTGGGAGAGCGGTGAGCGCATCCTTACCGACCTCAACCACGTGGGCGAGTTGCTCCATTGCGCCGCCCAGGAGGACCGCCTGGGCCTGACCGGTCTGACTCGCTGGCTGCGCGACGCGATCGATGAGGGCAATCGCACCGACGCGCGCCGTCGGCGACTCGATGTCGATGCCCAGGCCGTGCAGTTCGTGACGATCCACGGTTCGAAAGGCCTCGAATACCCCCTCGTCTACCTGCCGGGTCTTTTCGACCGACGGGTCAAGGACTGGGTGACCACGCACCTCTACCACGAGAACGCACAACGATGCCTCGACGTCGCAGGCACCGAACAGGCTCGCGCGCAGGCGCGGGTGGAGGAAGCCCAAGAGGACCTGCGGTTGGCCTACGTCGCGATGACGCGTGCTCGCGCCCAGTTGGTGCTGTGGTGGGCACCCACGTGGGATGGCAAGAACGCGTCGCTCACCCGTCTGCTGTTCGGGCGCGAGCCCGACGGGGCGTACGTCTCGCCCACAGCGCCGTTCCCCGACACCGACGTGGCGTGCGACCAGGTGCTCAAACGCTGGGAGGCGGCGGGTGCGTTCAGGCTGGAGGACGCCGTCGTCCATTCCGGAGCCGTACGCGAGACCGATCCCGCGCCGCGGTTGGCGGCTCGCAGTTTCGACCGCACGCTGGACCTGGCGTGGCGCCGTACGTCGTACTCCGGACTGATCCGCGCCGAGCAGGTGTCGGTCACCTATGCCGAGCCCGAAGTCGCCGGCACCGATGACGAGGTCGAGATCGAGCCAATGCTCGACCTGACCGCGCCGGAGGCCCCCGCAGAGATTGCGCCCGAACTCGTCTCGCCCATGGACGGCCTGGCCGGTGGCGCCACCTTCGGATCTCTGGTGCATGCCGTCCTCGAACTCGCCGACCCCGAGGTGCCGGACCTTCGTGCCGAGCTGATCCGACATCTCGACGTCCAACGTCGCTGGTGGGCGGTCCCGGAGCCGACCGAGACTCTCGCCGATGCCCTCCTGCCGATGAACCACAGCCCACTCGGCCCGCTCGCCTCCGGGCTCACGCTCGCCGAGATTCCGCTACGCGATCGGTTGCGGGAACTCGACTTCGAGATCCCGCTCGCGGACGGCGACCGCGAGGGTGAGCGAGGACGGCGGTTGGCGGACTTCGCGACGGCGATCCGGGCCCACCTTCCGCCCGGCGACCCGGTGCGCGAATACGCCGACAAACTCGACAACCCGTCCCTGGGGGAGCAGGTGCTGCGCGGCTATCTCTCGGGCTCCATCGACGTGGTGTTGCGGATGCTCGACGAGACGGGCAACCCCCGTTTCGTGGTCGTCGACTACAAGACCAACACTCTTGGTGAGCCGGGCCGCTCGCTGACTGCGCTCGACTACACCCCCGACAAGGTCACCGCCGCCATGGTGCATTCGCACTATCCCCTGCAAGCGCTGCTCTACTCGGTCGTGCTGCACCGCTTCCTGCGCTGGCGGCTGCCTGCGTACGACCCGGAGACCCATCTGGGCGGTGTGCTCTACCTCTACGTGCGCGGCATGGTCGGTCCGGCCACGCCAATCATCGACGGCGTGCCGTGTGGGGTGTTCTCGTGGCGCCCACCCACCGCCTTGATCCTCGAACTCTCCAAGATCCTGGACGGGGGACGCCCATGA
- the recD gene encoding exodeoxyribonuclease V subunit alpha produces the protein MTIAGSERHVADRRLALGAVGVLAEFNRAGALDSADVQVAARLAGLVNESDESVRLAVALAVRAARAGSVCVDLATVAQQPMELEGEVTWPDAAQWPQRVAASAVAEAGLVRLAGSLLYLDRHWREEEQVHADVMARLALTAPKVDELMLEAGALRLFAEGWEEQRHACLAAARQWTTVLTGGPGTGKTASVARMLLLMGEQFEHEAGRAPRIGLAAPTGKAATRLQESVARERATLTDPSAGYLDALGATTMQRLLGTRFPDSSTRFRHHRENRLPFDIIVIDEVSMLPLSMMARLLEAVRPDTRLILVGDPDQLASVEAGNVLADLVQGLALLGQAQPEGPAATVVQRLVRTHRFEAGAALDQLAAAVRADDADRVVALLTAGDGALSLVDPEDDEALKAAELRVVDAAFAVTLAADRVTRAEGPLAEDDGRAVTDLLDAHRLLCAHRTGPYGVSSWNRQIQRLLAERTGVTHYTEWFPGRPVLITANDRGLGLSNGDLGVTVSLPDGRLRVLVRLGEKAVAFATTRLASAETVYAMTVHKSQGSEARAVTVVLPAEDSPLLTRELFYTAVTRAQEQVTVIGTEASLRAALARRVVRASGLALRLAGRLPGQ, from the coding sequence ATGACCATCGCCGGATCAGAACGGCACGTCGCCGATCGGCGCCTGGCGTTGGGGGCTGTCGGGGTGCTCGCCGAGTTCAACCGTGCGGGTGCGCTGGACTCCGCGGACGTGCAGGTCGCGGCTCGGCTCGCAGGTCTGGTGAACGAGTCGGACGAGTCGGTGCGGCTTGCGGTGGCACTGGCCGTACGCGCTGCTCGCGCGGGCTCGGTGTGCGTGGATCTCGCGACCGTGGCACAGCAGCCGATGGAACTCGAAGGAGAGGTGACCTGGCCCGACGCGGCGCAGTGGCCGCAGCGGGTCGCGGCCAGTGCCGTCGCCGAGGCCGGTCTCGTGCGGTTGGCCGGGTCGCTGCTCTACCTCGATCGACACTGGCGTGAAGAAGAGCAGGTCCACGCGGACGTGATGGCGCGCCTTGCCCTGACTGCGCCGAAGGTCGACGAACTCATGCTTGAGGCCGGAGCTCTGCGCCTGTTTGCAGAGGGTTGGGAGGAGCAGCGACACGCGTGCCTGGCCGCTGCGCGGCAGTGGACCACGGTGCTCACCGGAGGTCCCGGCACCGGCAAGACCGCCTCGGTGGCGCGGATGCTGCTGCTGATGGGGGAGCAGTTCGAGCACGAGGCCGGGCGGGCACCTCGCATCGGCCTCGCGGCGCCGACCGGCAAGGCCGCCACCCGACTTCAGGAATCCGTGGCAAGGGAGCGCGCCACGCTCACGGATCCGTCGGCCGGCTATCTCGATGCCTTGGGTGCCACGACGATGCAGCGGCTGTTGGGCACCCGCTTCCCGGACTCGTCCACCCGCTTCAGGCACCATCGGGAAAACCGGCTGCCCTTCGACATCATCGTGATCGACGAGGTGTCGATGCTGCCGCTGTCGATGATGGCGCGGCTGCTGGAGGCCGTACGTCCCGACACCAGACTCATCCTGGTGGGCGACCCTGATCAGCTCGCGTCGGTGGAGGCGGGCAATGTGCTCGCCGATCTGGTGCAGGGCCTGGCGCTGCTGGGGCAGGCACAGCCGGAAGGACCGGCCGCCACGGTGGTGCAGCGGCTCGTACGCACGCACCGATTCGAGGCCGGAGCCGCGCTCGACCAACTGGCAGCGGCGGTGCGCGCCGACGATGCCGATCGCGTGGTTGCTCTGCTGACCGCGGGCGATGGCGCGCTCAGCCTGGTCGACCCCGAGGATGACGAAGCCCTCAAGGCGGCTGAGCTGCGAGTCGTCGATGCCGCATTCGCCGTCACCTTGGCCGCCGATCGCGTAACCCGAGCAGAGGGGCCTTTGGCCGAAGACGACGGACGAGCCGTCACCGATCTGCTCGACGCGCACCGGCTGCTGTGCGCTCACCGCACCGGCCCCTATGGCGTCTCGAGCTGGAACCGTCAGATCCAGCGACTGCTCGCGGAGCGTACGGGGGTGACTCACTACACCGAATGGTTCCCTGGACGGCCGGTGTTGATCACGGCCAACGATCGCGGTCTGGGCCTGTCCAACGGTGACCTCGGTGTCACCGTGAGCCTGCCCGACGGTCGACTGCGCGTCCTGGTCCGGCTCGGCGAGAAGGCGGTGGCGTTCGCGACCACCCGGCTGGCGTCGGCCGAGACCGTCTATGCCATGACCGTGCACAAGAGCCAGGGGTCCGAGGCGCGTGCGGTGACCGTCGTGCTGCCGGCGGAGGACTCCCCGTTGCTCACACGCGAGCTCTTCTACACCGCGGTGACAAGGGCACAAGAGCAGGTCACGGTGATCGGCACCGAGGCTTCCCTGCGGGCGGCGTTGGCGCGACGCGTCGTACGCGCAAGTGGTCTGGCGTTGCGGCTCGCCGGTCGACTGCCGGGGCAATGA
- the hflX gene encoding GTPase HflX: protein MTNARDLDPHFSLSDALAKTTGWDDDDFDDDSVDDWESGYADDTDDGTDDGAGEDPELTTGEQDLAERHQLRRVAGIRTELEDITEVEYRQLRLERVVLVGVWTEGTVSDAENSMAELALLAETAGSEVLEAVFQRRTKPDPATYIGRGKVEAIKEIVQATGADTVICDGELAPSQLRNLEDKIKVKVVDRTALILDIFAQHAKSKEGQAQVELAQLSYMKQRLRGWGGNLSRQAGGRVGADGGGIGGRGPGETKIETDRRRINTKIAKLRRELKEMKGTRDVKRQERRRHHIPSVAIAGYTNAGKSSLLNRLTKAGVLIEDALFATLDPTTRRTTTSDGRGYVVTDTVGFVRHLPHQLVEAFRSTLEEVADADLILHVVDGSHADPEGQIAAVRQVLADIEATKIPELIVINKADAADPLVLSRLKAREPHSVVVSAKTGEGIEALLEAVEADLPKPGVEFSALLPYERGDLVDRLHKEAEIGSLEHTADGTLVTGRAHEDLAAALAPYGS from the coding sequence ATGACGAACGCACGCGATCTCGACCCGCACTTCTCGCTCTCCGACGCCTTGGCCAAGACGACCGGCTGGGATGACGACGACTTCGATGACGACTCCGTCGACGACTGGGAGTCGGGGTATGCCGATGACACCGACGACGGCACTGACGACGGGGCCGGCGAAGATCCCGAGCTGACCACTGGAGAGCAGGACCTCGCCGAGCGCCACCAACTGCGCCGCGTCGCCGGGATCCGGACCGAACTCGAAGACATCACCGAGGTCGAATATCGCCAGCTCCGTCTGGAGCGGGTGGTGCTCGTCGGCGTATGGACCGAAGGCACGGTCTCCGACGCGGAGAACTCGATGGCCGAACTCGCCCTGCTCGCCGAGACGGCCGGCTCGGAGGTGCTGGAGGCGGTCTTCCAGCGGCGTACGAAACCCGACCCGGCCACCTATATCGGCCGCGGCAAGGTCGAGGCGATCAAAGAGATCGTCCAGGCGACCGGCGCCGACACCGTGATCTGCGACGGCGAACTCGCCCCCAGCCAACTTCGCAACCTCGAAGACAAGATCAAGGTCAAGGTCGTCGACCGGACCGCCCTGATCCTCGACATCTTCGCCCAGCACGCCAAGAGCAAGGAGGGCCAGGCACAGGTCGAGCTGGCCCAGCTCAGCTACATGAAGCAGCGACTGCGCGGCTGGGGTGGCAACCTGTCGCGCCAAGCCGGTGGCCGTGTCGGCGCGGACGGCGGCGGCATCGGTGGCCGTGGCCCCGGTGAGACCAAGATCGAGACCGATCGCCGCCGGATCAACACCAAGATCGCCAAACTGCGCCGCGAGCTCAAGGAGATGAAGGGCACCCGTGACGTCAAGCGTCAGGAGCGGCGCCGCCACCACATCCCTAGCGTCGCGATCGCGGGCTACACCAACGCCGGGAAGTCCAGCCTGCTCAACCGGCTCACCAAGGCCGGAGTGCTGATCGAGGATGCGCTCTTCGCGACCCTCGACCCGACGACCAGGCGTACGACCACCAGCGACGGCCGCGGCTATGTCGTGACCGACACGGTGGGGTTCGTACGCCACCTGCCGCACCAACTCGTCGAGGCTTTCCGCTCCACCTTGGAGGAGGTCGCCGACGCCGACCTGATCCTGCATGTGGTCGACGGCTCGCACGCCGACCCCGAGGGGCAGATCGCAGCCGTACGCCAGGTGCTCGCGGACATCGAGGCGACCAAGATCCCCGAGTTGATCGTGATCAACAAGGCCGACGCCGCGGATCCCCTGGTGCTGAGCAGGCTCAAGGCGCGCGAACCGCACTCCGTCGTGGTCTCCGCCAAGACCGGCGAGGGCATCGAAGCGTTGCTGGAGGCGGTCGAGGCCGATCTGCCCAAGCCCGGCGTGGAGTTCAGTGCATTGTTGCCCTACGAACGCGGTGACCTGGTCGACCGATTGCACAAGGAGGCCGAGATCGGCTCCCTGGAGCACACCGCGGACGGCACCTTGGTGACCGGAAGGGCGCACGAGGACCTGGCTGCGGCGCTGGCGCCGTACGGTTCCTGA